One part of the Streptomyces sp. NBC_00286 genome encodes these proteins:
- a CDS encoding IS630 family transposase, with amino-acid sequence MARWHQETWPKIRAKAKKDGGEILFADQVGIRSDQVTGRTWGEKGRTPVVRRSGNRFSVNAMSAISTKGRMHFMVFTENFTAEVMCRFLDRLVGHFDRKVHLVVDGHSAHRSKKVRDWLAAHPDDVELHFLPLYSPELNPDELVNADLKHSSPKQHRARDQAELAAETRRFFRRRQRQPHIVRGYFGGPHVGYVLDENLMSF; translated from the coding sequence GTGGCGCGCTGGCATCAGGAGACCTGGCCGAAGATCCGAGCGAAAGCGAAGAAGGACGGCGGCGAGATCCTCTTCGCCGACCAGGTCGGCATCCGATCCGACCAGGTCACCGGCCGCACCTGGGGAGAGAAGGGTAGGACCCCCGTCGTGCGACGGAGCGGGAACCGGTTCTCCGTGAACGCGATGTCGGCGATCAGCACCAAGGGCCGGATGCACTTCATGGTCTTCACCGAGAACTTCACCGCCGAAGTGATGTGCCGCTTCCTGGACCGGCTCGTCGGCCACTTCGACCGCAAGGTCCATCTCGTGGTTGACGGACACTCCGCCCACCGCTCCAAGAAGGTCCGCGACTGGCTCGCCGCCCACCCCGACGACGTCGAACTGCACTTCCTGCCCCTGTACTCGCCCGAACTGAACCCCGACGAGCTGGTCAACGCCGACCTCAAGCACAGCTCGCCCAAACAGCACCGCGCCCGCGACCAGGCCGAACTCGCCGCCGAAACCCGCCGCTTCTTCCGCAGACGGCAACGCCAACCCCACATCGTCCGCGGCTACTTCGGCGGCCCGCATGTCGGCTACGTCCTCGACGAGAACCTCATGAGTTTCTGA
- a CDS encoding ArsR/SmtB family transcription factor, with protein sequence MTDVSLGDELTRRVEDLEERVSLLFQEHPAAETNNGVGTANHVAEAEDSRQLATRLLAHSDLDVLAARLNALGHPVRLRILLACLDGPLRAAELAAQTDMGSTGQIYHHLRQLVNEGWLSASRRGHYEVPREAREAVAAVLAATS encoded by the coding sequence ATGACTGATGTCTCTCTGGGCGACGAACTGACTCGCCGCGTTGAAGACCTTGAAGAACGAGTCTCTCTGCTCTTCCAGGAACACCCAGCCGCTGAGACGAACAACGGGGTTGGAACAGCTAATCATGTAGCCGAAGCTGAGGACTCGCGTCAGCTCGCCACCAGGCTCCTCGCACATTCTGATCTGGACGTGTTGGCGGCTCGCCTGAACGCGCTCGGGCACCCGGTGCGTCTGCGTATCCTGCTCGCCTGTCTTGACGGCCCGCTCAGGGCTGCAGAACTCGCAGCGCAGACCGATATGGGCAGTACAGGGCAGATCTACCATCACTTGCGCCAACTGGTGAACGAGGGATGGCTTTCAGCCTCACGCAGAGGCCACTATGAAGTACCCCGCGAAGCCCGTGAGGCTGTGGCTGCGGTTCTTGCGGCGACATCCTAA
- a CDS encoding sensor histidine kinase: protein MEQESEQLVGTASPQHRASMQRVTRSTRWALCAIPWFFLLSFAEPAESFRQRPVSSLLLRALVVVFVAQAVLATVVLAHRIGHRGPCRGPTATVIVLSCIQIAAILVLHSLDWPADADAVGYYCMLVAAPLAAVLNATSVRAYSASGAAACTFTLVAVAATGSSLRSVLLIALAVAAMWLVIGLTLRSSVWYLSVMWRLDAAREAQGRLAVAEERLRFARDLHDVMGRNLAVIALKGELAARLSEVNNPRAVSEMVEVQRLARQSQSEIRDVVRGYRTTDLASELAGARSVSQAAGIASTIESDPPLGLSSEAKSVLGWAIREGVTNVLRRSDAQNCTIRFAENEGADLLIINDHPHSAGPHAGTGLGGLAQRLTPLGGRLQHGPGPENTYRLVIQLPLPIEQKASS, encoded by the coding sequence ATGGAACAGGAATCAGAACAGTTAGTGGGCACTGCCTCCCCGCAACACCGTGCCTCGATGCAGCGCGTCACTCGCTCCACCCGGTGGGCTCTTTGTGCGATCCCCTGGTTTTTCCTCCTGTCCTTCGCCGAACCTGCCGAGAGCTTTAGGCAAAGGCCGGTCTCCTCCCTGTTGTTGCGGGCCCTGGTGGTCGTATTCGTCGCACAAGCGGTCTTGGCGACCGTTGTTCTAGCTCACCGGATCGGCCACCGTGGCCCTTGTCGCGGGCCCACCGCGACCGTCATCGTGCTCTCCTGCATCCAAATTGCTGCCATTCTCGTGCTGCACAGCCTCGACTGGCCCGCGGATGCCGACGCCGTGGGCTACTACTGCATGCTGGTAGCGGCCCCGTTGGCCGCGGTACTCAACGCCACCAGTGTGCGCGCCTACTCGGCATCCGGCGCGGCTGCGTGCACGTTCACCCTCGTCGCCGTGGCGGCAACCGGCTCTTCGCTTCGCAGCGTTCTCCTGATCGCTTTGGCCGTTGCCGCGATGTGGCTGGTGATCGGCCTGACGCTTCGGTCCTCCGTCTGGTATCTGTCCGTCATGTGGCGGCTCGACGCGGCCCGCGAAGCCCAAGGACGACTCGCGGTCGCCGAGGAGCGGCTGCGATTCGCACGCGACCTTCACGACGTCATGGGACGCAACCTCGCGGTCATCGCGCTCAAGGGCGAACTCGCGGCGCGCCTCAGTGAGGTCAACAATCCCCGGGCCGTCTCCGAGATGGTGGAAGTGCAGCGTCTGGCCCGGCAGTCGCAGAGCGAGATTCGTGATGTCGTACGCGGTTACCGGACCACAGATCTCGCCAGCGAGCTGGCAGGTGCCCGCTCCGTCTCCCAAGCCGCCGGAATCGCAAGCACCATCGAGAGTGATCCGCCACTCGGGCTGTCCAGCGAGGCCAAGTCCGTGCTCGGCTGGGCCATCCGTGAGGGGGTCACCAACGTCCTCCGCCGCTCGGACGCACAGAACTGCACCATCCGATTCGCGGAGAACGAGGGCGCTGACCTCCTCATCATCAACGACCACCCCCACTCTGCCGGCCCCCACGCCGGTACCGGACTGGGCGGCCTCGCCCAGCGCCTGACGCCGCTGGGCGGAAGGCTGCAACACGGTCCGGGGCCAGAGAACACGTATCGACTCGTGATCCAGCTCCCCCTTCCCATCGAGCAGAAAGCGTCATCGTGA
- a CDS encoding transposase, with protein MARPSPYSPEFREEAVQLALKSSKPVAHVARELNVNPEPSAPGCANMSVNRDSRTGRCRCNGHDRLKSWPLEFTQALQLT; from the coding sequence GTGGCACGTCCAAGTCCGTACTCGCCGGAGTTCCGTGAAGAAGCGGTCCAGCTGGCGTTGAAATCCAGCAAGCCGGTCGCTCATGTCGCCCGGGAACTCAACGTGAATCCCGAGCCCTCCGCACCTGGGTGCGCCAACATGAGCGTGAACAGGGACAGCAGGACGGGCCGCTGCCGGTGCAATGGCCACGACCGACTTAAGTCATGGCCATTGGAGTTCACCCAAGCCCTCCAGCTGACTTAA
- a CDS encoding response regulator transcription factor: MVIRILLADDEHLIRGALASLLDLEEDLDVVAEASTGSEATAKARKHRPDIAILDLQMPQKDGITVAAWLRKAVPDCNSLIVTSHGLPGHLKRALEAGVRGFVPKTVSAQDLAQIVRTVHAGSRYIDPLLAADAISVGDSPLSPREADILMLASDGASVSEVAERAALSVGTVRNYLSSATNKLGAENRYGAIHIAREHGWI, encoded by the coding sequence ATCGTGATCCGTATCCTGCTCGCCGACGACGAGCACCTCATTCGCGGCGCACTGGCATCGCTGCTGGACCTCGAAGAAGACTTGGACGTCGTTGCCGAGGCATCCACGGGATCCGAAGCGACGGCCAAGGCCCGAAAACACCGCCCCGACATCGCCATACTCGACCTGCAAATGCCGCAGAAGGACGGCATCACCGTCGCCGCATGGCTGCGCAAAGCAGTGCCTGATTGCAACTCCCTCATCGTCACCAGCCACGGTCTACCCGGTCACCTCAAGCGGGCCTTGGAAGCTGGCGTACGGGGGTTCGTGCCCAAGACCGTCTCGGCCCAGGACCTCGCTCAGATTGTGCGCACCGTCCACGCCGGGAGCCGCTACATCGATCCCCTCCTGGCGGCCGATGCCATCAGTGTCGGTGACTCCCCTCTCTCCCCCCGGGAGGCCGACATCCTCATGCTTGCCTCCGACGGAGCCTCCGTCAGCGAAGTCGCAGAGCGCGCCGCATTGTCCGTCGGAACCGTGCGGAACTACCTCTCTTCCGCCACCAACAAACTGGGCGCCGAAAATCGCTACGGAGCCATTCATATAGCCCGTGAGCATGGCTGGATCTGA